Proteins found in one Deltaproteobacteria bacterium HGW-Deltaproteobacteria-18 genomic segment:
- a CDS encoding type I secretion system permease/ATPase gives MNDPKVAIPIPAPQAAAKTRPAVTAQLNPSQVYFTPPLVGCLAVISRLQGRPVSSTALEAGLPRTQEGMTPYAVIRAARREGIDAQITHKPVIDKISPLNLPCILLMQDGSACVLVSVASGTARVIMPETPDAPFDTPVEKLKETYSGHAVFARPKASLDGRTEGLKIFNTKKWFWGTIFHFLPIYRHVILATIFINLLAIASPLFTMNVYDRVVPNNALETLWVLAVGVGIAFFFDFALRNLRGYFVDVAGRNSDILVASKLMSHILSIRLDHKPESTGALVNNMREFDSLREFFSSTTLLALVDLPFLILFITIIFYIGGPVAVVPAVIAPIVILVGIILQGPLKRAIEGGYKESTQKNALLVETVSGLETIKTSRAEGSMLGRWENIVGMGAKSAIRSKSLSTFSLSFTQFASQIVYCGVIIWGVYRISEGLMTMGGLIACSILVGRAMAPLGAVAAMLTRLQQSRMALKNLDLLMQIPSERPDDVQHPEHQDLRASITFEDVSFKYPNALTNALSHVDLHIAQGERVAIIGKMGSGKTTLGKLINGLYEPQKGAVKIGGLDIRQIDPAELRAKIGYMAQDNFLFHGTVRENITLGAPHVSDQALLRAATIAGVTDFIKNNPAGFNLQVGERGLALSGGQRQAITIARTLLLDPDIVILDEPSSSMDVGVEAVLKLRLSSALKGKTLVLITHRPSLLSLATRVIAIEGGSIIADGPRNEVLAELQKRGNGAKNA, from the coding sequence ATGAATGATCCCAAGGTTGCCATCCCCATACCGGCTCCACAGGCCGCCGCCAAAACGCGGCCAGCAGTCACCGCCCAGCTCAACCCTTCACAGGTCTATTTTACCCCGCCGCTGGTAGGATGTTTGGCCGTGATATCCCGCCTGCAGGGCCGGCCCGTCAGTTCCACGGCCCTGGAAGCGGGCCTGCCGCGCACCCAGGAGGGCATGACGCCCTACGCGGTGATCCGCGCCGCAAGGCGTGAAGGGATAGACGCCCAGATCACGCACAAGCCCGTCATCGACAAAATCTCCCCCTTGAACCTGCCCTGCATCCTGCTCATGCAGGACGGATCGGCCTGCGTGCTGGTCAGCGTGGCGTCCGGCACGGCCCGCGTCATCATGCCCGAGACCCCCGACGCGCCCTTCGACACCCCTGTCGAGAAGCTCAAGGAGACCTACTCCGGGCACGCCGTCTTCGCCCGCCCTAAGGCCAGCCTGGACGGCAGGACCGAAGGCCTCAAGATCTTCAACACCAAAAAATGGTTCTGGGGCACCATTTTCCACTTTCTGCCCATTTACCGACATGTCATCCTGGCCACGATCTTCATCAATCTGCTGGCCATCGCCTCGCCGCTGTTCACCATGAACGTGTACGACCGGGTCGTGCCCAACAACGCCCTCGAGACCTTGTGGGTGCTGGCCGTGGGTGTCGGCATCGCCTTCTTCTTCGACTTCGCGCTCAGAAATCTGCGCGGCTATTTCGTGGACGTGGCCGGCCGCAACTCCGACATTCTGGTGGCCAGCAAGCTCATGAGCCACATTCTGTCCATCCGCCTCGACCACAAGCCCGAATCCACAGGGGCGCTCGTCAACAACATGCGCGAGTTCGATTCCCTGCGTGAGTTCTTCAGTTCCACCACGTTGCTCGCCCTGGTGGATCTGCCCTTTTTGATCCTGTTCATTACCATCATCTTCTACATTGGCGGCCCCGTCGCCGTTGTTCCGGCCGTGATCGCGCCAATAGTCATCCTGGTCGGCATCATCCTGCAGGGGCCCTTGAAACGCGCCATCGAAGGCGGCTACAAGGAGTCCACCCAGAAAAACGCGCTGCTGGTGGAGACCGTGAGCGGCCTTGAGACCATCAAGACCAGCCGGGCCGAAGGCTCCATGCTCGGTCGCTGGGAGAACATCGTCGGCATGGGCGCGAAATCGGCCATCCGCTCCAAGTCGCTCAGCACCTTTTCACTGAGCTTCACCCAGTTCGCTTCTCAAATCGTTTACTGCGGCGTCATCATCTGGGGCGTGTACCGCATCTCCGAAGGCCTGATGACCATGGGCGGACTCATCGCCTGCTCCATCCTTGTCGGCCGGGCCATGGCTCCGCTGGGCGCGGTGGCGGCCATGCTGACCCGCCTGCAGCAGAGCCGCATGGCTCTCAAGAATCTGGATCTCCTCATGCAGATCCCGAGCGAGCGCCCCGATGACGTCCAGCATCCCGAACATCAGGACCTGCGCGCCAGCATCACCTTCGAGGACGTCAGCTTCAAATACCCGAACGCCTTGACCAACGCCCTGTCCCACGTCGACCTGCACATCGCGCAGGGCGAACGCGTGGCGATCATCGGCAAGATGGGCTCGGGCAAGACCACGCTTGGCAAGCTCATCAATGGCCTCTACGAACCGCAAAAAGGGGCGGTGAAAATCGGGGGGCTCGACATCCGCCAGATCGACCCGGCCGAATTGCGGGCCAAAATCGGCTACATGGCCCAGGACAATTTCCTGTTCCATGGCACCGTGCGCGAAAACATCACTCTCGGTGCGCCCCACGTCAGCGACCAGGCGCTGCTGCGGGCCGCGACCATCGCCGGAGTCACGGACTTCATCAAAAACAACCCCGCCGGCTTCAACCTGCAGGTAGGGGAACGTGGGCTGGCCCTCTCCGGAGGACAGCGGCAGGCCATCACCATCGCCCGCACCCTGCTCCTGGACCCGGACATCGTCATCCTGGACGAACCCAGCAGCTCCATGGACGTGGGGGTGGAGGCCGTGCTCAAGCTTCGTCTCTCCTCGGCCCTGAAAGGCAAAACCCTCGTTCTCATCACTCACCGGCCGAGCCTGTTGTCCCTGGCCACACGGGTCATCGCCATCGAAGGCGGATCAATCATAGCCGACGGACCGCGCAACGAAGTTCTGGCCGAACTGCAAAAACGCGGCAACGGAGCCAAAAATGCGTAA